The genomic region gctgtctcctgtgtggatttacaaataaagtgcctggattgTATGCAattaaaaggactgtgcctgttgtgtaccctagaggaccgtgctacctgctgacaaggatcacaccttacacacaaacggcactttcactgaggatatcatTATTGGAATACGTTTTACTAAGTGTACAAAAACAGCAGtgaataggcgctcactaaaatACTAGGGTGAAAGGCAGCAGTAAACCAGCAAATATTCCCAATACTTGCGAAGTTATAGAAGTGTGAAAAAAAGAGTTAGGGAAACCGCGCCAAAAGGGAAAAATATATTCTACAAATTCATGCAAATACATACACTATATGAGTTCCACTAATGTATGGTTTTATGATGACCTCAAAAAAATTAGATAGGAACAGGTGATAGCACAGTATGTCAGGTAAATATTTAAACAATTTGTATCCCAATAAAATGGTAACTCACACTTTcttgagctgctaagagctctgctgtttagcacatggatggtacaatccccgtctccgGATATGTAGAAGTTTCTAGTACTGGTCATCCAATTCTCATTGGTTGGATATGTAAGAGAAgtagtgaagaaaaaaaagaaccaatGGCACAGTATTTTGTAAATAATATGAAGTATAAAGAAGGACCTACTTATAGCTTTAAGATCAATAACTTGCTCTGGTGGTATGCACTtaaggtggtacaatccccacctgggatgtgCAGGAAGCAGAAGCAATAGAGCAGCAGTAGGATTTCAattgaataatataaataaaggtaATTTTGGCAATGaactttattattaaaaaaacaaatatagaatTAAAACAAACTTGTAATAAAGTGGCAAAGTGTGCCAGTCCTCACTTAACACATTTTGCCCTGGtgtgggcttcttcagaagtgtagatGCTAGAGTAAACTGTCCGGAAGTAGGTATGTGTCACGTCACTTTCGGGAGACACACGCGACACTGAATGGAAGCAGGAAGCAGACACAACACTCCGGACCGGCACTAATGTATCATCTACCTATATAAACACAGACaaatagcttaaaggaacactatagctatACTTAGGAATGctacatttttcatcatattttataatttttattatagtaaattaaatgatatgatgaaaataacggtatctttagaaagaccatttaattgtGAGACAAATGGTAAATAatttgtgtgggtacagtaaatgagtaataggaaaattacagctaaacacaaacaccgcagaaatgtaaaaacagccttgGTATTTAACGGTaagaaattgaaaaatggtctggttactaaggggttaaaagtatatctaaaatattaaatataaaaaaaaaacgtatcccAAAATATTACATCAGGGCCATAGTGTCAAGAACATTAAAGATTAAAGCAAATGCTCAAAAGATTTACTCTAgaaatatttattgtattatataaataGTATACACAAAAATCAAGAATCAATCATTTTtataacgtttttttttatttttattgaacaagAACATGTATCTGTTCTCATTATTCTGTCAGCTACTGTTACAATTGTTCATTGCATTTTTAAACAAAACTGCAGCATTAACCCATACAGTTGATTTAATCTACAAATTCCAACAGAAGAACTTCAAATACAACAAAGGGAGCAAATCTGAGTACATTTCAAAAGAGGTAAAACCAGCAGAAACACTCCTATAGCCTCTCGGTGGTGATTACCGCACTTTTCAAATTTCAACCTATATTTAATATTTCTATGCAAGCCCCATAGAGCTACAGTTAATCTGTAGTATCTGTCATGGTTGAATCTGTAGCCTGGATCCTATTTGTGGTTCCACACACTAACACTGTCTTGATTTTCTTGTTAGTCTTTATGATTACTATGGGACTGAGGGCAGCATACAGGGTACCAAAGAAAACACGGGCATCCGAAATAGCAGGAGATACTCTCGAGACTGTTAAGGTATAAATCCAAATACAACTATCTAGTCCAAAGAGTGCCACATAAATGGTGACCAGAAGCACTACGGCTTGGGAAGCCTTGTATTCAACACTCTTCCCTGGGTTTTTGTCAGAACTGCGCATACCCTGGACTTGTTTTCCATGTCTATGTAATGTGAAGACAATGTAGCAACTGGCCAGGGTCATGGAACCTACAAAAAAGAAATCACGAAGGGCTATAGCAATTCCATTAGCAACATAGGATTCAAAAGTCATAAAATCATGGTTGCAGAACTCTAAATGCAATGTGTACTTAGAAGTGGTGTAATTACCTATGGCACGGACATGTAACAAGCATGATGGGTAAATTGCTATATTGATACACCACAGAAATAGCATTATCCATGGTAAGTTGCGTGGGATCTTTTGCTTGAAAGAAAGCCATGTTTTTGATGGTGGGGCTAGTATGATACATTGATTGCAGCTCAGCAAGCTTGTGACACAAATTGTCATACCCCGGCAGATTCTatacataaaagaaaatattttgcattCAGTATCGTTGAAAATGTTTCGTATCCCTATGGAATGAATGGCCTGCGGAAGACCTTTTGAGATGATGACTAACAGATTCACCAACGCAAGCATGGACAAGATGGCATTGGAAGGCAGTAATTTTTTCTCTGTGCTTCTAATGTGGACAAAGATGGTCAGAATGATTACATTACTGGGAACTCCAATGGTGATTAATGAGAAAAAACCAACTGCCTTGAAAATCAGCCGAGTTTCTAATTCCATCCCTAAAAATgcaaagagaaagaaaattatGTAATTACATCTTATGCAACAATGGATGAAATTCCCTACCgccttattattattttgtttggttcccttcccccttttttattataaattttattctttattctattgttttccattgttatttttctgttcattttgttaatgtttttcaaaattttaaaaattgttcaataaaaatactttgaaaataaataaaatatgaatattcAGTTTTGCAGTACCATCCATTAAATTGAAGTTACTATcccattctttattatttttgatCAGAAAATAAATGTCTAATGCCTGTTtttgtataatgtatctatacaTATTCTATCAGGATGAtacactaaagttagaattgctgtgaatttaaagtaaattttaaatatgtatcaaaATAGCCAGATTAGAAGAGTTCTCCAAGTTGTTTCTGtctttagtttggctattttggccttaaatttgaaattcatttcaaATTCCCTCTAGGCGTTGGTAAACATTTTTAAGTTCCCAGCATTGATATTTGCTATGATTTCAACTCCCCTAAATGTCTTTGTCGCCAACATTATtgtataaatgttaaaggatatctgaaaatgaaaagtgaatttaaaatttaaggccaaaatagccaaactggaaacattctgtaAGTCAGCTATGCCTCAATGTGGCTTCTTTTGCCTTAAAATTAAAGTCCACTTTAGTGAAAATTTTGAATAACCTTGCATATGTGCACATCTGGAGCTCCACACAAGTATTTCTATGAATAGTCTTCTAAACTGCCCTATatgtatgcttaaagggacactatagtcaccagaacaactgcagcttaatcagtggcgtcactaggggggggggggggcagagggggccatgcccctCCCCTACATtttgctgtgcccccccttgtgctcccccaattcaaattaaagtcgggagctctgcgtctcccttctcacgctgcagcagcactgtaactggtggacttttcctgcctgcgaccagagggggcgctgtgtgctgggaggacttcctccaggatcatagagagcagcgcaggggagagacagggagaggaagatcagctctgcacagaggcatccaggcagctgctggtaagtgttactcagtctgtgtgaggggggggggggggggggggtttgtgtgtatggatcagtctttgtgtatggatcagtctgtgtatgcatggatcagtctgtgtatgcatggatcagtctctgtgtgtatggatcagtctctgtgtgtatggatcagtctttgtgtgtatggatgatcagtctgtgtgtgtatggatcagtctgtgtgtctgtatggatcagtatgtgtgtgtatggatcagtctgtgtgtctgtatggatcaggctgtgtatgtatggatctgtctgtgtgtatgtatgggtcagtctgtgtatgtatggatcagtctgtgtgtatgggtcagtctgtgtatgtatggatcagtctgtgtgtgtgtatggatcagtctgtgtgtgtatggatcagtctgtgtgagtatggatcagtctgtgtgtatggatcagtctgtgtgtgtgtgtatggatcagtctgtgtgtgtatggatcagtctgtgtgtgtatggatcagtctgtgtgtgtatggatcagtctgtgtgtgtatcgaggatcagtctgtgtatgtatggatcagtctgtgtgtgtatggatcagtctgtatgtatgggtcagtctgtgtatgtatggatcagtccgtgtatgtatggatcagtctgtgtatgtatgggtcagtctgtgtatgtatggatcagtctgtgtgtgtatggatcagtctgtgtgtgtattgatcagtctgtatgtatgggtcagtctgtgtatgtattgatcagtctgtgtatgtattgatcagtctgtgtatgtatgggtcagtctgtgtatgtatggatcagtctgtgtgtgtgtatggatcagtctgtgtatgtatggatcagtctgtgtgtagggggggtcagtctgtgtatgtatggatcagtctgtgtgtgtgtatggatcagtctgtgtatgtatggatcagtctgtgtgtctgtatggatcagtctgtgtgtgtatggatctgtctgtgtgtatgtatgggtcagtctgtgtatgtatggatcagtctctgtgtgtgtatggatcagtctgtgtgtgtatggatcagtctgtgtgtctgtatggatcaggctgtgtatgtatggatctgtctgtgtgtatgtatgggtcagtctgtgtatgtatggatcagtctgtgtgtgtatgggtcagtctgtgtatgtattgatcagtctgtgtatgtatggatcagtctgtgtgtgtatggatcagtctgtgtgtctgtatggatcaggctgtgtatgtatggatctgtctgtgtgtatgtatgggtcagtctgtgtatgtatggatcagtctgtgtatgtatgggtcagtctgtgtatgtattgatcagtctgtgtatgtatgggtcagtctgtgtatgtatggatcagtctgtgtgtgtgtatggatcagtctgtgtgtagggggggtcagtctgtgtatgtatggatcagtctgtgtgtgtgtatggatcagtctgtgtatgtatggatcagtctgtgtatgtatggatcagtctgtgtgtag from Pelobates fuscus isolate aPelFus1 chromosome 1, aPelFus1.pri, whole genome shotgun sequence harbors:
- the LOC134601397 gene encoding olfactory receptor class A-like protein 1, whose product is MELETRLIFKAVGFFSLITIGVPSNVIILTIFVHIRSTEKKLLPSNAILSMLALVNLLVIISKGLPQAIHSIGIRNIFNDTECKIFSFMYRICRGMTICVTSLLSCNQCIILAPPSKTWLSFKQKIPRNLPWIMLFLWCINIAIYPSCLLHVRAIGNYTTSKYTLHLEFCNHDFMTFESYVANGIAIALRDFFFVGSMTLASCYIVFTLHRHGKQVQGMRSSDKNPGKSVEYKASQAVVLLVTIYVALFGLDSCIWIYTLTVSRVSPAISDARVFFGTLYAALSPIVIIKTNKKIKTVLVCGTTNRIQATDSTMTDTTD